One genomic window of Salvelinus namaycush isolate Seneca chromosome 22, SaNama_1.0, whole genome shotgun sequence includes the following:
- the LOC120017821 gene encoding polymeric immunoglobulin receptor-like, with amino-acid sequence MALHLSLLLLIFYRLSAGKVGYVSVQTGGSITFPCSYDQYYINHVKYWCKGYDWTRCSSVVRTDHPKSRGKTSISDDINKRILTVTMTDLKSWDYGNYRCVVEINGGPDIRIQWIYLSVTPGTSELYVEQQEVTGEGGGSVTVHCYYSNTGFMKWCRMGGDGVMWYSWTLHGTSVKLKRTSEANNRKALTVTMSELKMENTDWYWCRVGELEMPVHITVSQQTATQRTSKMTSSTQDPTPQQPSASPTAEPVQTDNTSQGAEGNMEEVHQRSIDVKVLLISLGMLVVVTAGILVTWKMWRKHKDNKAKDQTTNNSVDPFPEADDDVTYSTVILQHKAQLKGQTKSAEPDDNVVYSSLALQVTTQVLQNSMRTNRR; translated from the exons ATggctcttcatctctccctcctcctcctcatcttctacagactCTCAGCAGGTAAGG TGGGGTATGTGTCTGTGCAGACAGGAGGCTCCATCACCTTCCCATGTAGCTATGATCagtattacataaaccatgtgAAATACTGGTGTAAAGGGTATGATTGGACTCGTTGCTCCTCTGTAGTACGCACTGACCATCCTAAGAGCCGTGGTAAGACCTCAATCTCTGATGACATCAACAAGAGAATCCTCACTGTGACCATGACTGACCTGAAGTCATGGGACTATGGGAATTACAGGTGTGTTGTGGAGATCAATGGAGGACCAGATATCAGGATACAATGGATCTACCTATCTGTCACTCCAG GTACTTCAGAACTCTATGTGGAACAACAGGAAGTgactggagaaggaggagggagtgTCACTGTTCATTGTTACTATAGTAACACTGGATTTATGAAGTGGTGCAGGATGGGTGGTGATGGTGTGATGTGGTATTCTTGGACTTTACATGGAACATCAGTGAAATTAAAGAGGACTAGTGAAGCCAACAACAGAAAAGCCTTAACAGTGACTATGAGTGAACTGAAGATGGAGAACACTGACTGGTATTGGTGTAGAGTGGGAGAACTAGAGATGCCTGTTCACATCACTGTCAGTCAACAAACTGCAACACAGAGAACCTCTAAGATGACCTCAT CAACCCAAGATCCAACCCCTCAACAACCCTCTGCCTCTCCAACTGCTGAGCCTGTTCAGACTGACAACACAAGTCAAGGAGCTGAGGGGAACATGGAGGAAGTCCACCAGAG GTCCATAGATGTGAAAGTCCTACTCATCTCTCTGGGCATgttggtggtggtgacagctggtATCCTAGTAACATGGAAGATGTGGAGAAAACATA AGGACAATAAGGCCAAGGACCAGACAACTAACAACTCAGTG GATCCATTTCCTGAAGCTGATGATGATGTCACATACAGCACTGTCATCCTCCAGCACAAGGCCCAACTAAAAGGACAGACCAAG TCAGCAGAACCAGATgataatgtggtctacagctcACTAGCTCTACAGGTGACCACACAG